A section of the Malania oleifera isolate guangnan ecotype guangnan chromosome 2, ASM2987363v1, whole genome shotgun sequence genome encodes:
- the LOC131147602 gene encoding beta-amyrin 28-monooxygenase-like, giving the protein MVLLIACAAVLALLLLVFMYVNTKPRRCSNLPPGSTGWPLLGETSAFLQAHRKGRPESFVQERMDKHNSRIFRTSLLGENIAVLCGPPGNKFLFGNENKLVALWWPSPIRKLFGCSLISMVGDEAKRVRKMLMTFLGPEALARYITDMDNVTQHHFRTHWDGKRELKVYPAVKIYTFELACRLFASVEDPQDISRLAIQFNVFLKGLMEIPLKLPGTRFYRAGRAANNIREKLQTMIKLRRVALEQKRASPCQDLLSYMLVTPDENGRFLTEVEIIDDILTLLFAGHDTSASAITMLVKYLGELPQVYEKVFKEQIDIAMSKETGASLQWEDIQKMRYSWNVVSEVMRLTPPVSGNFREALVDFTYEGYTIPKGWKLYWSASSTHKDPSLFPSAENFNASRFEEAGGTPFSYVPFGGGPRMCLGKEYARLEILVFLHNLVKRFKWDLLILDEKIEYDPMATPEKGLPIHLQPHASKF; this is encoded by the exons ATGGTCTTACTCATAGCATGTGCTGCAGTTCTAGCGCTGCTCCTCTTGGTCTTTATGTATGTCAACACTAAACCCAGAAGGTGTTCAAACCTTCCCCCAGGGAGCACTGGATGGCCTCTCCTAGGCGAAACATCAGCGTTTCTTCAAGCACACCGGAAGGGAAGGCCAGAGAGTTTCGTCCAAGAGCGAATGGACAAACACAACTCTCGAATCTTCAGGACATCGTTACTCGGTGAAAACATCGCTGTTTTATGTGGTCCTCCGGGGAACAAGTTCCTGTTTGGGAATGAGAACAAGCTGGTGGCTCTTTGGTGGCCTAGCCCTATCAGAAAGCTGTTTGGTTGCTCCTTGATTAGTATGGTGGGAGATGAAGCAAAGCGGGTACGTAAAATGCTCATGACTTTTCTGGGACCTGAAGCACTGGCACGGTATATCACAGACATGGACAACGTCACACAGCACCATTTCAGAACTCACTGGGACG GTAAAAGGGAGTTGAAGGTCTACCCGGCAGTCAAAATCTACACATTTGAACTAGCGTGCCGCCTATTTGCAAGTGTTGAAGACCCACAGGATATTTCAAGGCTTGCAATTCAATTCAATGTGTTCCTTAAAGGACTCATGGAGATTCCTCTCAAATTACCTGGCACAAGATTCTATCGGGCAGGAAGAGCAGCTAATAATATTAGGGAAAAGCTTCAAACAATGATCAAACTGAGGAGAGTAGCTTTGGAACAGAAGAGGGCATCACCTTGCCAAGACCTTTTATCTTACATGCTCGTAACACCAGATGAGAATGGGAGGTTTTTGACTGAGGTTGAGATCATTGATGATATACTTACGCTGTTATTTGCAGGCCATGATACTTCTGCCTCTGCCATAACAATGCTAGTGAAGTATCTTGGAGAATTGCCTCAAGTGTATGAGAAGGTGTTTAAAG AGCAAATCGATATTGCAATGTCAAAGGAAACAGGTGCATCACTGCAGTGGGAGGACATACAGAAGATGAGATACTCGTGGAATGTTGTATCCGAAGTAATGAGACTCACGCCACCAGTATCTGGTAACTTCAGAGAGGCCTTGGTTGATTTCACCTATGAAGGTTACACCATTCCCAAAGGATGGAAG TTATACTGGAGTGCTTCTTCAACACATAAGGATCCAAGCTTATTCCCCAGTGCAGAGAACTTCAATGCTTCAAGGTTTGAAGAAGCAGGGGGCACTCCATTCTCATATGTCCCGTTTGGGGGAGGACCTAGAATGTGTTTGGGAAAAGAATATGCACGGCTTGAAATACTTGTTTTCCTGCACAATTTGGTGAAGAGGTTCAAATGGGATCTACTGATTCTTGATGAGAAAATTGAATATGATCCAATGGCCACCCCAGAAAAAGGACTTCCCATTCATCTTCAACCTCATGCGTCGAAGTTTTAA
- the LOC131149409 gene encoding pumilio homolog 12 isoform X1, whose protein sequence is MVNKMGERRNEPEFDELEILLGEIPTVTSGNPHSEDSGLNTSSKDFQRVSLHDSLSHEIPRPVCVNSSEGSFHDKLQSYGIVEDGKMPVNNVLQSPIKRFRQEGQNLPDDQSLTSALSKLNFGEGVTVDAVNPNFVVYKSLVNNTVMLDDQYPNGLKKPPSVMDSQIMAVHSPESPNSSLGGFNEFDVERSRRECSNLLKFNVQELKKQPFSYSEHVQNFTSAMPFAHGVQGFQFLSDMTVPHVEFPVMANQQQYFLEAQSRLQYLHSQQLSQPHITWSHMEEEQYYRMHQQNLYLQQLWNQNLEARPPIQANGNVSTRLIGRKQMQPYYEMPVPQQYEQCNQKSYWNSYAVRKGLNQTSPAISSTDYTTPHILDKIGKQFFPEKILTRSHGLNSIRSVKFGTIGGNESVNSFNHNPLSNGNFRHSLSTSNAACFHSDSLSSLGLLAETTDVKHNNQRLQSYLLDEVSGKIYLMAKDQNGCRFLQRKFMEGTPEDVEKIFVEIIDHIVELMTDPFGNYLVQKLLEVCDEDQQMQILHAITRKAGDLVRISCDVHGTRAVQKAIETLKTPEQFSMVVSSLKPGIVTLMKNMNGNHVAQRCLQYLLPEYSEFLFEAATANCVELATDRHGCCVLQKCLSHSDGEQRRRLICEITSNALILSQDPFGNYVVQFVFELQVPWATMDILGQLEGNYGDLSVQKCSSNVVEKCLKYAGEECRLGIIQELINNPRLDQIMQDPYGNYVIQAALNYSKGALHAALVEAIKPHVSVLRTSPYGKKVLSSYSLRK, encoded by the exons ATGG TTAACAAAATGGGAGAAAGAAGGAATGAACCGGAGTTTGATGAATTAGAAATACTTCTTGGTGAGATACCAACTGTCACTTCTGGGAACCCACATTCTGAGGACTCTGGACTAAACACCTCCTCCAAGGATTTCCAAAGGGTGTCCTTGCATGATAGCTTGTCCCATGAAATCCCCAGGCCTGTTTGTGTCAATTCCTCTGAGGGATCTTTCCATGACAAACTCCAGAGCTATGGTATTGTGGAAGATGGAAAGATGCCAGTGAATAATGTTCTTCAATCACCCATCAAAAGGTTTCGGCAAGAGGGCCAAAATCTGCCTGATGACCAATCCTTGACATCTGCATTGTCAAAATTGAACTTTGGCGAAGGAGTGACAGTGGATGCTGTGAATCCAAATTTTGTGGTTTATAAATCTCTCGTCAATAATACTGTAATGCTTGATGACCAATACCCAAATGGCTTAAAGAAACCTCCTTCTGTTATGGATTCTCAGATCATGGCAGTTCACTCTCCAGAGTCGCCAAATAGTTCGTTGGGTGGTTTTAATGAGTTTGATGTGGAAAGGAGTAGACGTGAATGTTCAAATTTGTTAAAATTCAATGTTCAAGAACTGAAGAAACAGCCATTTAGTTACTCTGAGCACGTACAAAATTTCACCAGTGCCATGCCATTTGCTCATGGAGTGCAAGGTTTTCAGTTTCTCTCAGATATGACTGTCCCTCATGTGGAGTTCCCTGTAATGGCCAATCAGCAGCAATATTTCTTGGAGGCACAATCTCGACTCCAATACTTGCATTCACAACAATTAAGCCAGCCTCATATTACATGGAGTCATATGGAAGAGGAACAATATTATAGGATGCATCAGCAAAACTTGTACTTGCAACAACTTTGGAATCAGAATTTGGAAGCTCGGCCTCCAATTCAAGCAAATGGAAATGTGTCAACTAGGCTGATTGGTCGGAAACAAATGCAACCATACTATGAGATGCCAGTCCCTCAGCAATATGAACAATGTAATCAAAAATCATATTGGAATAGCTATGCTGTTAGAAAGGGTTTAAATCAAACCAGTCCTGCCATTTCCTCTACTGATTATACCACACCTCACATTTTGGACAAAATTGGTAAACAATTTTTTCCTGAAAAGATTCTAACAAGATCACATGGATTGAACTCAATCAGATCAGTCAAGTTTGGCACCATTGGAGGAAATGAATCAGTCAATAGTTTCAACCACAATCCTCTCTCAAATGGTAATTTCCGTCACAGTTTAtccacttcaaatgctgcatgCTTCCACTCTGATAGTCTCAGTTCACTAGGTTTGTTGGCTGAGACAACAGATGTTAAACATAACAATCAGAGGCTGCAGTCTTACTTGTTGGATGAAGTCTCTGGTAAAATATATCTGATGGCAAAGGACCAGAATGGCTGTCGATTCTTACAAAGGAAATTTATGGAGGGAACACCTGAAGATGTTGAGAAAATTTTCGTAGAGATTATAGATCACATTGTTGAGCTCATGACAGATCCATTTGGGAATTATCTTGTCCAGAAGCTGCTCGAGGTTTGTGATGAGGATCAGCAGATGCAGATTCTTCATGCAATTACTAGGAAAGCTGGGGACCTTGTTAGAATTTCATGTGATGTGCACGG GACCCGAGCTGTTCAGAAGGCTATTGAGACCCTCAAGACTCCGGAACAGTTTTCCATGGTTGTTTCCTCTCTAAAGCCGGGTATAGTGACTTTGATGAAAAACATGAATGGTAACCATGTTGCACAACGCTGTTTGCAGTACTTGTTGCCTGAATATAGTGAG TTCCTTTTTGAAGCTGCGACTGCTAATTGTGTCGAGCTTGCAACAGACCGTCATGGCTGCTGTGTGCTTCAAAAATGTCTTAGTCATTCTGATGGTGAACAAAGACGCCGTTTGATTTGTGAGATCACGTCAAATGCTCTAATTCTATCCCAGGATCCGTTTGG GAACTATGTTGTTCAGTTTGTCTTTGAGCTTCAGGTTCCATGGGCAACCATGGATATACTTGGCCAACTGGAAGGCAATTATGGGGACCTGTCCGTGCAGAAATGTAGCAGTAATGTGGTTGAGAAATGCCTGAAATATGCAGGAGAAGAATGCCGCTTGGGTATTATTCAGGAGCTAATAAATAATCCACGGTTAGATCAAATCATGCAAGATCCATATGGAAATTATGTTATCCAAGCAGCATTAAATTATTCGAAG GGAGCTCTTCATGCTGCATTAGTGGAGGCCATTAAACCTCATGTTTCTGTGCTGCGGACCAGCCCATATGGGAAGAAAGTCCTATCAAGTTATAGTTTGAGGAAATAA
- the LOC131149409 gene encoding pumilio homolog 12 isoform X2 — translation MGERRNEPEFDELEILLGEIPTVTSGNPHSEDSGLNTSSKDFQRVSLHDSLSHEIPRPVCVNSSEGSFHDKLQSYGIVEDGKMPVNNVLQSPIKRFRQEGQNLPDDQSLTSALSKLNFGEGVTVDAVNPNFVVYKSLVNNTVMLDDQYPNGLKKPPSVMDSQIMAVHSPESPNSSLGGFNEFDVERSRRECSNLLKFNVQELKKQPFSYSEHVQNFTSAMPFAHGVQGFQFLSDMTVPHVEFPVMANQQQYFLEAQSRLQYLHSQQLSQPHITWSHMEEEQYYRMHQQNLYLQQLWNQNLEARPPIQANGNVSTRLIGRKQMQPYYEMPVPQQYEQCNQKSYWNSYAVRKGLNQTSPAISSTDYTTPHILDKIGKQFFPEKILTRSHGLNSIRSVKFGTIGGNESVNSFNHNPLSNGNFRHSLSTSNAACFHSDSLSSLGLLAETTDVKHNNQRLQSYLLDEVSGKIYLMAKDQNGCRFLQRKFMEGTPEDVEKIFVEIIDHIVELMTDPFGNYLVQKLLEVCDEDQQMQILHAITRKAGDLVRISCDVHGTRAVQKAIETLKTPEQFSMVVSSLKPGIVTLMKNMNGNHVAQRCLQYLLPEYSEFLFEAATANCVELATDRHGCCVLQKCLSHSDGEQRRRLICEITSNALILSQDPFGNYVVQFVFELQVPWATMDILGQLEGNYGDLSVQKCSSNVVEKCLKYAGEECRLGIIQELINNPRLDQIMQDPYGNYVIQAALNYSKGALHAALVEAIKPHVSVLRTSPYGKKVLSSYSLRK, via the exons ATGGGAGAAAGAAGGAATGAACCGGAGTTTGATGAATTAGAAATACTTCTTGGTGAGATACCAACTGTCACTTCTGGGAACCCACATTCTGAGGACTCTGGACTAAACACCTCCTCCAAGGATTTCCAAAGGGTGTCCTTGCATGATAGCTTGTCCCATGAAATCCCCAGGCCTGTTTGTGTCAATTCCTCTGAGGGATCTTTCCATGACAAACTCCAGAGCTATGGTATTGTGGAAGATGGAAAGATGCCAGTGAATAATGTTCTTCAATCACCCATCAAAAGGTTTCGGCAAGAGGGCCAAAATCTGCCTGATGACCAATCCTTGACATCTGCATTGTCAAAATTGAACTTTGGCGAAGGAGTGACAGTGGATGCTGTGAATCCAAATTTTGTGGTTTATAAATCTCTCGTCAATAATACTGTAATGCTTGATGACCAATACCCAAATGGCTTAAAGAAACCTCCTTCTGTTATGGATTCTCAGATCATGGCAGTTCACTCTCCAGAGTCGCCAAATAGTTCGTTGGGTGGTTTTAATGAGTTTGATGTGGAAAGGAGTAGACGTGAATGTTCAAATTTGTTAAAATTCAATGTTCAAGAACTGAAGAAACAGCCATTTAGTTACTCTGAGCACGTACAAAATTTCACCAGTGCCATGCCATTTGCTCATGGAGTGCAAGGTTTTCAGTTTCTCTCAGATATGACTGTCCCTCATGTGGAGTTCCCTGTAATGGCCAATCAGCAGCAATATTTCTTGGAGGCACAATCTCGACTCCAATACTTGCATTCACAACAATTAAGCCAGCCTCATATTACATGGAGTCATATGGAAGAGGAACAATATTATAGGATGCATCAGCAAAACTTGTACTTGCAACAACTTTGGAATCAGAATTTGGAAGCTCGGCCTCCAATTCAAGCAAATGGAAATGTGTCAACTAGGCTGATTGGTCGGAAACAAATGCAACCATACTATGAGATGCCAGTCCCTCAGCAATATGAACAATGTAATCAAAAATCATATTGGAATAGCTATGCTGTTAGAAAGGGTTTAAATCAAACCAGTCCTGCCATTTCCTCTACTGATTATACCACACCTCACATTTTGGACAAAATTGGTAAACAATTTTTTCCTGAAAAGATTCTAACAAGATCACATGGATTGAACTCAATCAGATCAGTCAAGTTTGGCACCATTGGAGGAAATGAATCAGTCAATAGTTTCAACCACAATCCTCTCTCAAATGGTAATTTCCGTCACAGTTTAtccacttcaaatgctgcatgCTTCCACTCTGATAGTCTCAGTTCACTAGGTTTGTTGGCTGAGACAACAGATGTTAAACATAACAATCAGAGGCTGCAGTCTTACTTGTTGGATGAAGTCTCTGGTAAAATATATCTGATGGCAAAGGACCAGAATGGCTGTCGATTCTTACAAAGGAAATTTATGGAGGGAACACCTGAAGATGTTGAGAAAATTTTCGTAGAGATTATAGATCACATTGTTGAGCTCATGACAGATCCATTTGGGAATTATCTTGTCCAGAAGCTGCTCGAGGTTTGTGATGAGGATCAGCAGATGCAGATTCTTCATGCAATTACTAGGAAAGCTGGGGACCTTGTTAGAATTTCATGTGATGTGCACGG GACCCGAGCTGTTCAGAAGGCTATTGAGACCCTCAAGACTCCGGAACAGTTTTCCATGGTTGTTTCCTCTCTAAAGCCGGGTATAGTGACTTTGATGAAAAACATGAATGGTAACCATGTTGCACAACGCTGTTTGCAGTACTTGTTGCCTGAATATAGTGAG TTCCTTTTTGAAGCTGCGACTGCTAATTGTGTCGAGCTTGCAACAGACCGTCATGGCTGCTGTGTGCTTCAAAAATGTCTTAGTCATTCTGATGGTGAACAAAGACGCCGTTTGATTTGTGAGATCACGTCAAATGCTCTAATTCTATCCCAGGATCCGTTTGG GAACTATGTTGTTCAGTTTGTCTTTGAGCTTCAGGTTCCATGGGCAACCATGGATATACTTGGCCAACTGGAAGGCAATTATGGGGACCTGTCCGTGCAGAAATGTAGCAGTAATGTGGTTGAGAAATGCCTGAAATATGCAGGAGAAGAATGCCGCTTGGGTATTATTCAGGAGCTAATAAATAATCCACGGTTAGATCAAATCATGCAAGATCCATATGGAAATTATGTTATCCAAGCAGCATTAAATTATTCGAAG GGAGCTCTTCATGCTGCATTAGTGGAGGCCATTAAACCTCATGTTTCTGTGCTGCGGACCAGCCCATATGGGAAGAAAGTCCTATCAAGTTATAGTTTGAGGAAATAA
- the LOC131149409 gene encoding pumilio homolog 12 isoform X3 produces MVNKMGERRNEPEFDELEILLGEIPTVTSGNPHSEDSGLNTSSKDFQRVSLHDSLSHEIPRPVCVNSSEGSFHDKLQSYGIVEDGKMPVNNVLQSPIKRFRQEGQNLPDDQSLTSALSKLNFGEGVTVDAVNPNFVVYKSLVNNTVMLDDQYPNGLKKPPSVMDSQIMAVHSPESPNSSLGGFNEFDVERSRRECSNLLKFNVQELKKQPFSYSEHVQNFTSAMPFAHGVQGFQFLSDMTVPHVEFPVMANQQQYFLEAQSRLQYLHSQQLSQPHITWSHMEEEQYYRMHQQNLYLQQLWNQNLEARPPIQANGNVSTRLIGRKQMQPYYEMPVPQQYEQCNQKSYWNSYAVRKGLNQTSPAISSTDYTTPHILDKIGKQFFPEKILTRSHGLNSIRSVKFGTIGGNESVNSFNHNPLSNGLLAETTDVKHNNQRLQSYLLDEVSGKIYLMAKDQNGCRFLQRKFMEGTPEDVEKIFVEIIDHIVELMTDPFGNYLVQKLLEVCDEDQQMQILHAITRKAGDLVRISCDVHGTRAVQKAIETLKTPEQFSMVVSSLKPGIVTLMKNMNGNHVAQRCLQYLLPEYSEFLFEAATANCVELATDRHGCCVLQKCLSHSDGEQRRRLICEITSNALILSQDPFGNYVVQFVFELQVPWATMDILGQLEGNYGDLSVQKCSSNVVEKCLKYAGEECRLGIIQELINNPRLDQIMQDPYGNYVIQAALNYSKGALHAALVEAIKPHVSVLRTSPYGKKVLSSYSLRK; encoded by the exons ATGG TTAACAAAATGGGAGAAAGAAGGAATGAACCGGAGTTTGATGAATTAGAAATACTTCTTGGTGAGATACCAACTGTCACTTCTGGGAACCCACATTCTGAGGACTCTGGACTAAACACCTCCTCCAAGGATTTCCAAAGGGTGTCCTTGCATGATAGCTTGTCCCATGAAATCCCCAGGCCTGTTTGTGTCAATTCCTCTGAGGGATCTTTCCATGACAAACTCCAGAGCTATGGTATTGTGGAAGATGGAAAGATGCCAGTGAATAATGTTCTTCAATCACCCATCAAAAGGTTTCGGCAAGAGGGCCAAAATCTGCCTGATGACCAATCCTTGACATCTGCATTGTCAAAATTGAACTTTGGCGAAGGAGTGACAGTGGATGCTGTGAATCCAAATTTTGTGGTTTATAAATCTCTCGTCAATAATACTGTAATGCTTGATGACCAATACCCAAATGGCTTAAAGAAACCTCCTTCTGTTATGGATTCTCAGATCATGGCAGTTCACTCTCCAGAGTCGCCAAATAGTTCGTTGGGTGGTTTTAATGAGTTTGATGTGGAAAGGAGTAGACGTGAATGTTCAAATTTGTTAAAATTCAATGTTCAAGAACTGAAGAAACAGCCATTTAGTTACTCTGAGCACGTACAAAATTTCACCAGTGCCATGCCATTTGCTCATGGAGTGCAAGGTTTTCAGTTTCTCTCAGATATGACTGTCCCTCATGTGGAGTTCCCTGTAATGGCCAATCAGCAGCAATATTTCTTGGAGGCACAATCTCGACTCCAATACTTGCATTCACAACAATTAAGCCAGCCTCATATTACATGGAGTCATATGGAAGAGGAACAATATTATAGGATGCATCAGCAAAACTTGTACTTGCAACAACTTTGGAATCAGAATTTGGAAGCTCGGCCTCCAATTCAAGCAAATGGAAATGTGTCAACTAGGCTGATTGGTCGGAAACAAATGCAACCATACTATGAGATGCCAGTCCCTCAGCAATATGAACAATGTAATCAAAAATCATATTGGAATAGCTATGCTGTTAGAAAGGGTTTAAATCAAACCAGTCCTGCCATTTCCTCTACTGATTATACCACACCTCACATTTTGGACAAAATTGGTAAACAATTTTTTCCTGAAAAGATTCTAACAAGATCACATGGATTGAACTCAATCAGATCAGTCAAGTTTGGCACCATTGGAGGAAATGAATCAGTCAATAGTTTCAACCACAATCCTCTCTCAAATG GTTTGTTGGCTGAGACAACAGATGTTAAACATAACAATCAGAGGCTGCAGTCTTACTTGTTGGATGAAGTCTCTGGTAAAATATATCTGATGGCAAAGGACCAGAATGGCTGTCGATTCTTACAAAGGAAATTTATGGAGGGAACACCTGAAGATGTTGAGAAAATTTTCGTAGAGATTATAGATCACATTGTTGAGCTCATGACAGATCCATTTGGGAATTATCTTGTCCAGAAGCTGCTCGAGGTTTGTGATGAGGATCAGCAGATGCAGATTCTTCATGCAATTACTAGGAAAGCTGGGGACCTTGTTAGAATTTCATGTGATGTGCACGG GACCCGAGCTGTTCAGAAGGCTATTGAGACCCTCAAGACTCCGGAACAGTTTTCCATGGTTGTTTCCTCTCTAAAGCCGGGTATAGTGACTTTGATGAAAAACATGAATGGTAACCATGTTGCACAACGCTGTTTGCAGTACTTGTTGCCTGAATATAGTGAG TTCCTTTTTGAAGCTGCGACTGCTAATTGTGTCGAGCTTGCAACAGACCGTCATGGCTGCTGTGTGCTTCAAAAATGTCTTAGTCATTCTGATGGTGAACAAAGACGCCGTTTGATTTGTGAGATCACGTCAAATGCTCTAATTCTATCCCAGGATCCGTTTGG GAACTATGTTGTTCAGTTTGTCTTTGAGCTTCAGGTTCCATGGGCAACCATGGATATACTTGGCCAACTGGAAGGCAATTATGGGGACCTGTCCGTGCAGAAATGTAGCAGTAATGTGGTTGAGAAATGCCTGAAATATGCAGGAGAAGAATGCCGCTTGGGTATTATTCAGGAGCTAATAAATAATCCACGGTTAGATCAAATCATGCAAGATCCATATGGAAATTATGTTATCCAAGCAGCATTAAATTATTCGAAG GGAGCTCTTCATGCTGCATTAGTGGAGGCCATTAAACCTCATGTTTCTGTGCTGCGGACCAGCCCATATGGGAAGAAAGTCCTATCAAGTTATAGTTTGAGGAAATAA
- the LOC131147603 gene encoding protein MET1, chloroplastic, with protein sequence MSIAPSTYPSLCSSPAKKPLIAALFSQTKLHSPQFHSFPSNSERFSKTHLLKPFILISKASSETDEAQRSKTQSKSEVIEEEEKGGEEEEENEEYEVELEQPYGLRFTKGRDGGTYIDAIAPGGSADKTGLFTVGDKVLATSAVFGTEIWPAAEYGRTMYTIRQRIGPLLMKMQKRYGKMDNTGELTEKEIIRAERNSGVISSRVREIQMQNYVRKMEQKERRAKELSEGLQLYKNAKYEEALEKFESVLGSKPDPNEASVASYNVACCYSKLNQIQAGLSALEDAMQAGFEDFKRIRIDPDLVNLRASEEFEPLLKRFDESFINENAINAIKSLFGFNK encoded by the exons ATGTCCATAGCTCCAAGCACATATCCATCTCTCTGTTCTTCCCCTGCAAAGAAGCCATTAATTGCGGCTCTGTTCTCCCAAACCAAGCTTCACTCCCCCCAATTTCACTCATTCCCTAGTAATTCAGAAAGATTCAGCAAGACCCACTTGCTCAAACCCTTCATCTTGATCTCGAAAGCATCATCGGAAACCGACGAAGCCCAGAGGTCAAAAACACAGAGCAAAAGCGAGGtaattgaagaagaagaaaaggggggagaagaagaagaagagaatgaaGAGTATGAAGTAGAACTGGAGCAGCCTTATGGGTTAAGATTCACCAAGGGCAGAGATGGCGGAACTTATATAGATGCCATTGCTCCGGGAGGATCCGCTGACAAAACTGGATTGTTCACTGTTGGGGATAAAGTGCTTGCCACCAG TGCAGTGTTCGGAACAGAAATATGGCCTGCTGCTGAATATGGGAGAACAATGTACACCATTCGCCAGAGAATTGGCCCGTTACTCATGAAAATGCAGAAGAGATATG GAAAGATGGATAATACTGGTGAATTAACAGAAAAGGAGATTATTAGAGCTGAGAGGAACTCTGGCGTAATTAGTAGCAGAGTGAGGGAAATCCAA ATGCAAAATTACGTCAGGAAGATGGAACAGAAAGAACGCAGAGCGAAGGAACTTAGCGAAGGACTGCAGCTTTACAA GAATGCCAAATATGAAGAAGCACTTGAGAAATTTGAGTCTGTACTGGGATCAAAACCAGATCCCAATGAAGCATCAGTGGCAAGCTACAATGTTGCATGTTGTTATTCTAAGCTCAATCAG ATACAAGCAGGACTTTCtgcacttgaggatgccatgcaAGCAGGATTTGAAGATTTCAAG AGAATCCGAATAGATCCTGATCTAGTCAATCTAAGAGCATCAGAAGAATTCGAGCCTCTTCTGAAGAGGTTTGATGAATCATTTATCAATGAGAATGCTATTAATGCCATTAAATCTCTGTTTGGCTTCAACAAGTAG